In Rosa rugosa chromosome 4, drRosRugo1.1, whole genome shotgun sequence, the genomic stretch TTTTATCCCATAACAACCAAATTCCACCAGAGAATCCCCTAGCTTCAACAATTCTAGAGTCAGGGAATCCAAGAGAACTGAGAGCATTACTAACTCTCTTGAATTGAACCCTTGGCTCACAAATAGCCAGTATGTCAACAGAATGTAATTTGACAAGGTCTGCAATTGCAGTTTTGAAGTTCTCACTTCCAGCACCCCTAGAATTCCAAAATAGAGCTTTAAACATTGGGAAAGCATAGAAGGAGAGGCCAACGGCCGGATTAGGCATCAACCATACCTTCCAAGGTATTGGAAGGCAGGCAATCCTCATTGGTTAACAAGCTATTAGCAGCAAAAGTCATTTTAGTAAACTTGTCAGAATCGTCTTCAATTGCAGAAGAAGCATCAATAACAACATCACTGTACTGGTTAGAATTAATTTGCAAGCCACAAGCCCCAGTTCTCTCCTCAGGAGGGCAGTGACCAAATATAGCTGAAATCCCATTACCAAACACAGCAGCCTCATTATTTTCAAAAGAGAGTTTTTTGAAAATATGAGATTGATGTTTGTTGGTAGGAGTGGTGAGGCCCTTGGATTTCCTTTGATATTGAAAAGTGGATTTCACTCCACTATGGCTGCCCATATTGTTAGAGACATCCTTCATTGGCATTCTGGACACAGCAGCTCCAGAACAAGAGGCCACCATTGTCTTGGCATTCTGCAAATCAATTCCACGCAGGGAACTAGAGTCAGGAGTTTTTGTATTTGTCACAGTACCAAGTTTAGCAGAGCTAAGTTTAGAGAGCTTCTTTTTCTTATCTTGGAAACTTGTCCAGAGTTTCACAATAGAAGGAGTGGCAGATTTGGTATCATTGTCAACTATAGTCTCATTTTCATTTGAAATGTTAGCATCATGATCATCCTGCAGCACAGTAAACCTAGAACCCTTACTCACACTTTTCTTTGCTCCACCagtatcatttttctttttgtttctgtaATTCATAAGCATCCAAGGGCCCATATCTTCTTTAatcacagaagaagaagattaagGAGTATCCATCTCATGCTGCATGACACAATTCTCAGTAGGAGCCAAGGTCTGATCATTGTTACCACAGTTAGGACCATCACCATGTGGAGGAGCAGGAGACATAGCAAACACAGTAGGGCATTTGTCTTTAGAGTGGCCAAAGCATCCACACTCGAAGCAAATCAAGGAAATTCCTTCATAGATAACATTATACGCCACAGATTCAACTTCAACATAAGGACGCAAAGGTTTACTCTAGTCAACTTCAATACAGACCCGCGCAAATTTACCTCTAGCCTGGCCAATGGTGACCTGATTAACCTTAACCACATCCCCCAAGATTTTGCCAATCTTAGCAACAGTGTAATCCTTAAAGTACTTGACTGGAAAACCACAAATCCTGACCCATAGAGCCATTTTCCCAATTACTTCATTCATAGGATCAAAATCAGGATTCCATTTTCTCACAATCAGAGTTTGGCCAGCCAAAATCCAAGGTCCACCACACAAGACAGCATTCATATCATCCTCCAGGTTAAATTTAACAATGAAAAAATCATTCGGCAAGTCAATAAGATGCCAACGACCTTTGGTTTGCCATTTACGCCTCAGACCT encodes the following:
- the LOC133744316 gene encoding uncharacterized protein LOC133744316, which codes for MMQRKRTKNGNDISTDLEALRMEDLDSTIQPPSLPQPALSYASMLKNPIDRYHTTMTEDFELTDADCTYTQGKHGQNVSFSQKVHNKLDFDWRCAVVVKLMGKPNSTNTFDFMLKGLRRKWQTKGRWHLIDLPNDFFIVKFNLEDDMNAVLCGGPWILAGQTLIVRKWNPDFDPMNEVIGKMALWVRICGFPVKYFKDYTVAKIGKILGDVVKVNQVTIGQARGISLICFECGCFGHSKDKCPTVFAMSPAPPHGDGPNCGNNDQTLAPTENCVMQHEMDTP